The following are encoded together in the Streptomyces rapamycinicus NRRL 5491 genome:
- a CDS encoding carbohydrate kinase family protein, which yields MIVVAGEALIDLVPERTSSAAAAGQLPALRPARGGGPYNTALALGRLGSPTAFCSRVSTDGFGEALLEGLRKDGVDTALVQRGEEPTTLAVASIGADGSAGYGFYVQGTADRLFTLPPSLPEGVSALSLGTCSLVLEPGASAYEELLRREAARGVFTTLDPNIRTGLIPDADAYRARFHGWLPHIGLLKLSIEDARWLADSEDAGDVERAVGAWLATGPAAVVLTHGGEGLSVRRQDGSVISVPGERVDIVDTIGAGDTVNAALLHRLAGHQALSAPALAKLDEAAWRDVLGFAARAAAITCSRAGAEPPYASELA from the coding sequence GTGATCGTCGTCGCCGGAGAAGCCCTGATCGACCTCGTGCCCGAACGCACGTCGAGCGCCGCGGCGGCGGGCCAGTTGCCCGCGCTGCGCCCCGCGCGCGGCGGCGGCCCGTACAACACCGCGCTGGCGCTGGGGCGGCTCGGCTCGCCCACCGCGTTCTGCTCGCGGGTCTCCACGGACGGCTTCGGGGAGGCGCTGCTGGAGGGCCTGCGGAAGGACGGTGTGGACACCGCGCTGGTGCAGCGCGGCGAGGAGCCCACGACCCTGGCCGTCGCCTCCATCGGGGCCGATGGCTCGGCCGGGTACGGCTTCTATGTGCAGGGCACCGCGGACCGGCTCTTCACCCTGCCGCCGTCCCTTCCCGAGGGGGTGAGCGCGCTGTCGCTGGGCACCTGCTCGCTGGTGCTGGAGCCGGGCGCGAGCGCGTACGAGGAACTGCTGCGGCGCGAGGCCGCGCGCGGGGTCTTCACCACGCTGGACCCCAATATCCGCACCGGCCTGATCCCCGACGCCGATGCCTACCGGGCCCGCTTCCACGGCTGGCTGCCCCATATCGGCCTGCTGAAGCTGTCCATAGAGGACGCCAGGTGGCTGGCCGACTCGGAGGACGCGGGGGATGTCGAGAGGGCCGTGGGCGCGTGGCTGGCGACGGGTCCGGCGGCCGTGGTGCTCACCCATGGCGGGGAGGGGCTGAGCGTACGGCGCCAGGACGGCTCGGTGATCTCGGTGCCGGGCGAGCGGGTGGACATCGTGGACACCATCGGGGCGGGTGACACCGTGAACGCCGCGCTGCTGCACCGGCTGGCGGGGCACCAGGCGCTGTCGGCGCCCGCACTGGCCAAGCTGGACGAGGCGGCCTGGCGGGATGTGCTGGGCTTCGCCGCCCGCGCCGCCGCGATCACCTGCTCCCGCGCGGGCGCGGAGCCGCCCTACGCGTCCGAGCTGGCCTGA
- a CDS encoding LacI family DNA-binding transcriptional regulator: MATMVDVARRAGVSVATVSHVLNKTRPVRPGTRKAVLDAIDDLGYIPNTLARSLVTARTRSIGLAVSAISNPYFTEILQGVESSALERGYGLLIADPHDDPAHELTVVRLLHERRVDGVILAPSAEPAGLLEYLGRRKIPAVFLDRLVGDAHDQVCAENTRPVEQLVDHLADLGHLRIGLVAGLPGLSTTTERIAGYRAGLERHGLPFRPGLLAEGHSEARGAEDAVHRLLASPEPPTAIITANNAMTIGALRALRTAGLSVPDDLALVCFDDFSWADVFSPGLTAISQPSREVGATAVRLLLDRLENPGRPPRTVRLPCAFVHRTSCGCAAEAPDPPLDRPLPGTPGIAGIAGKDPVS; encoded by the coding sequence ATGGCAACCATGGTCGATGTCGCCCGTCGCGCCGGGGTGTCCGTGGCCACCGTCTCGCACGTGCTCAACAAGACCCGGCCGGTGCGCCCCGGCACCCGTAAGGCCGTGCTGGACGCCATCGACGACCTCGGCTACATCCCCAACACGCTGGCGCGCTCCCTGGTGACCGCGCGCACCCGCTCGATCGGCCTGGCCGTCTCGGCGATCAGCAATCCGTACTTCACCGAGATCCTCCAGGGCGTCGAGTCCAGCGCCCTGGAGCGGGGCTACGGCCTGCTGATCGCCGATCCGCATGACGACCCCGCGCATGAGCTGACCGTCGTCCGGCTGCTCCATGAGCGGCGGGTGGACGGCGTGATCCTCGCCCCGTCGGCCGAGCCCGCCGGGCTGCTGGAGTATCTGGGCCGCCGCAAGATCCCCGCGGTCTTCCTCGACCGGCTGGTCGGCGACGCCCACGACCAGGTGTGCGCCGAGAACACGCGCCCCGTCGAACAGCTGGTCGACCATCTCGCCGATCTCGGCCACCTCCGCATCGGGCTGGTCGCGGGGCTGCCGGGGCTGAGCACCACCACCGAGCGGATCGCGGGCTACCGGGCCGGGCTGGAGCGGCACGGGCTGCCGTTCCGCCCCGGGCTGCTGGCCGAGGGCCACTCCGAGGCGCGGGGTGCGGAGGACGCCGTTCACCGGCTGCTGGCCTCCCCCGAACCGCCCACCGCGATCATCACCGCGAACAACGCGATGACCATCGGTGCGCTGCGCGCCCTGCGGACGGCGGGGCTGAGCGTGCCGGACGATCTCGCGCTGGTCTGCTTCGACGACTTCTCCTGGGCGGATGTCTTCTCCCCCGGGCTCACCGCGATCTCCCAGCCCAGCCGGGAGGTCGGCGCCACCGCCGTCCGGCTGCTGCTCGATCGGCTGGAGAATCCGGGGCGGCCGCCGCGCACCGTACGGCTGCCCTGTGCCTTCGTCCACCGCACCTCGTGCGGCTGTGCGGCCGAAGCCCCCGACCCACCGCTCGACCGACCGCTCCCCGGAACCCCCGGAATCGCCGGAATCGCCGGAAAGGACCCCGTCTCGTGA
- a CDS encoding ubiquinol-cytochrome c reductase iron-sulfur subunit codes for MSSQPASRRTVLCRAALAGAAGLGVAACSPDGSGKKVSPTPTAPVELGSAGVVPVGGAKIYREQRVVVAQPAKGEFTAFSAVCTHAGCVVDTVEDGKINCPCHGSQFDARTGKVVQGPAEKPLPSVPVTAKGGRLVAGPDA; via the coding sequence ATGTCCAGCCAGCCCGCCTCCCGTCGAACCGTGCTGTGCCGCGCAGCGCTGGCCGGAGCCGCCGGGCTCGGGGTGGCGGCCTGCTCCCCGGACGGATCGGGCAAGAAGGTGTCCCCGACGCCCACCGCCCCCGTCGAACTCGGCTCGGCCGGTGTCGTGCCGGTCGGCGGCGCCAAGATCTACCGCGAGCAGCGGGTGGTGGTGGCCCAGCCCGCCAAGGGGGAGTTCACGGCGTTCAGCGCGGTGTGCACCCACGCCGGATGCGTCGTCGACACCGTCGAGGACGGCAAGATCAACTGTCCCTGCCACGGCAGCCAGTTCGACGCCCGCACCGGCAAGGTCGTCCAGGGGCCCGCGGAGAAGCCCCTGCCGTCGGTCCCGGTCACCGCGAAGGGCGGACGGCTCGTCGCGGGCCCCGACGCCTGA